Proteins from a single region of Thunnus albacares chromosome 16, fThuAlb1.1, whole genome shotgun sequence:
- the iyd gene encoding iodotyrosine deiodinase 1, whose product MALLSVLTPVLAAVLCMVMGFMFMKSRPTETTSQGKTKGGSKAGFRPWVDQDLQDDTDIPSREAEDNEWADNTEEEEDLPHVPYSPPCYPEEKMLQRSQEFYTLMNQRRSVRFISPEPVPREVIDNVIRTAGTAPSGAHTEPWTFIVVSDPETKHQVRLIVEEEEEVNYRQRMGDKWVHDLAKLRTNWIKEYLDEAPYLILIFKQTYGILPNGKKKTHYYNEISVSVSCGILLAALQNVGLVTVTSTPLNCGPQLRLLLKRPANEKLLMLLPVGYPASDATVPDLKRKPLDDIMVHM is encoded by the exons ATGGCTCTTCTGTCAGTCCTCACGCCTGTTCTGGCGGCGGTGTTGTGCATGGTGATGGGCTTTATGTTTATGAAATCACGGCCAACGGAGACCACCTCCCAGGGCAAAACTAAGGGGGGCTCGAAGGCGGGCTTTAGACCGTGGGTGGACCAGGATTTACAGGACGACACAGATATCCCCTCAAGAGAAGCCG AAGATAATGAATGGGCAGACAAcactgaagaggaggaggacctTCCACATGTGCCCTACTCACCACCATGTTACCCCGAGGAGAAGATGCTGCAGAGATCTCAGGAGTTTTACACTCTGATGAACCAGCGGAGGTCTGTCCGATTCATCAGCCCAGAGCCGGTCCCACGAGAAGTCATCGATAACGTCATCCGCACTGCAG GTACGGCCCCTAGCGGAGCGCACACAGAGCCCTGGACGTTTATCGTGGTGTCAGACCCAGAGACAAAGCACCAGGTCAGACTGAtagtggaggaagaggaggaagtcaACTACCGTCAGAGGATGGGAGACAAGTGGGTCCATGATTTGGCCAAATTAAG GACGAACTGGATTAAGGAGTACTTGGATGAAGCTCCATACCTGATCCTCATCTTCAAACAGACCTATGGGATTCTACCAAACGGCAAGAAAAAGACACACTACTACAATGAAATCAGTGTCTCCGTATCCTGTGGGATCCTGTTGGCTGCATTACAG AACGTGGGCCTTGTTACCGTTACCTCGACACCCCTTAACTGCGGCCCCCAGCTCAGGCTGCTCCTCAAACGACCAGCCAATGAGAAGCTGCTGATGCTACTTCCTGTGGGTTACCCTGCTTCTGACGCCACTGTGCCTGACTTGAAACGCAAGCCTCTGGATGATATTATGGTGCACATGTGA